DNA from Sulfoacidibacillus ferrooxidans:
TCGAATTGTTCATTACAATTGCTGGATGGGGATATATCATCGTCTTTACTATTCAAGTAATCATATCAATTTTGCTATGGGTTGTTGGTATTCACTATTTGCGTTATTTTATTTTATCGAATACTTATTATTCCACAACCATAGATTTGGTTATATTCACAATTGCTTGTGCTCTCATTGTTTTATCAATAGTAACTTACTGGTCTTATTACAATAAGTTTAAATATGGTAAATTGCAAAGACGAACAATACCAAGAGACGTAACTATTGTGGAATTATCTGAGATATTTT
Protein-coding regions in this window:
- the pgaD gene encoding poly-beta-1,6-N-acetyl-D-glucosamine biosynthesis protein PgaD, with amino-acid sequence MLCGIAQIGELIYEKNLIINKKQKRSKKILELFITIAGWGYIIVFTIQVIISILLWVVGIHYLRYFILSNTYYSTTIDLVIFTIACALIVLSIVTYWSYYNKFKYGKLQRRTIPRDVTIVELSEIFSVSEEFIHDIQNKKWIEFDGELESLHEINFMHVSTIKEKTT